agcctcccaagtagctgggactataggcacctgccacaatacccagctattttttttgttgttgttgcagtttggctggagcagagttcaaacccgccactcctggtatatggggccagtgccctactcactgagccacaggcaccgcccagataaTAACTGCATTTTTTAACAGAAACATCTActggtgaaagaataaatttaagaACATGGAAGGGGATTAACTGGCTAGGCATACCTCTTCACAAAGCAAACCATTGGAAATTCGTAGATGGTATCCAACGTTGGTCTATAATTGATCTCAGATAATATAACATCATTCCCTTGGACCACCTGAAATGATCAAGAAGCTAACAGATTGTCTTAGGAAAATCTGAAGGTTGTAATTGGAGAGAAATCGACTAGATCTCAATAAGAAGTACTCTATTCTCCCTTTTCCTCTGGTCCTTCAATCCCTTTGCCTTTATCTCTCCCACCAGAGGGGGGAATAAGGGACAACTTTGATCTCTGGAATTGCATTAATTTCTATTTACCATTTCCAAGATAGCCCCTATTTGCACATATCCACAGTGTTTTAAATACTGAAGTTCGACAGCAGGTGAGGGTAGTAAAAGATACAGGTGATGACTTTGGACATTTTTAAAACCTCTTATTTGAAATGTTCCCATTTACTAGATAAGCAACAGGGCCCTGGAGAACTGATTACTGCAAGGGCTATGAATGTGTTTGAAAATGGTAATTCGGAGGAAATGCaatacttgaaaaaaatgcagaataagTTTTAGGAAAAATGATGGCACGTACTATTTTCCTGATGCCGCAGTGAGTGACAGAATAAGAAAACTCGTAGTTGAACGACAGCAGTCTTGTTACAGGACAGTTATCTCCCAGGTATAGGTCGCTTCCTCTAACGTCCGTGCCATGATCAGACAGCCTTCTTTTGATTCTGACTACCAACCAATCTTCAGAGCACATTGAAGttattgctgaaaaaaaaaaaaaatccaaaggatAACTTGTGAGCTGAGCACACATGAGCTCAAGACACAAAACACAACCAGTGCTTTCCAAGAAATACGTGAGCCACACAGGGAGCTGTCAGTTTTCTCATGCCCAGGTTCAAAACTGAGCAGCtagagtttaaaatatattttatttaactcaatataGTCCAAATATGATCATTTCATAAGACAAAAAaagatgtttatattcttttttataccGGTCTGTGAACCCGGAATGCATTTTGTACTTGCAGCACATTCAGATTTAGCCGCGTTTCAAGTTCTCAGCAGCCACGTTAGGGTAATGGCTGCTGTGTTGCTCGGTATTTTATTCTGCTATACGAACTCATCAAGAGATAAactggttatttcatttctttgcacCCACCTATTCATATTCAGAATGGGTAATTATTACCTGcctttaggattttgtgatggtTAAATAAGGTGAGGCACATAAAGGTCTTGAAACCCTGTCTAGCACTTAGGCGCTCAATGTTTAGTAAGGTAAAGCAATTTAAAGGTCTTCATGTAAGAGACAACTACAAATTTCTTCCGTGTGGACCCAACTCCATCCCTCCATCCTCAGCATCATTGAGCTAAACTAAATCTGGGTCAGAATTTTAATACTCTGTAAAAGGCCAGTGCATAAAGAGATCAATCAATAATCAATCAATGAATTAACCCTAAGCAGCTGTGGCTGTATCCTGAGAACATTTTTACAAGTAAAAAACAGGCACATTTTGGCatttctaccttaaaaaaaaaaaaaaatcacatcgtCATCTTTGTCCACATTGTCCCCAGCTACATGATATGCATTTGGTCTGCCATATGGACTTGAATTAAATAAGCGACTCTCCCAACCACATGAGACATTGACTCAGGTTTTGATTGCAGGACACCTGCAGCATCCAGGGATCTATACACGTCTGTCTTTGGTAAAACGTTTGACCTACAAACTTGAAGGGAATGACTTgacatcattgctcactgcaatcgctgaaagaacagagaaataagtgGGACAGGGGACTTACCATTTCATACTttaggaaaaatgtatttttgccaaaaagaaaatgtgacattatTGCTCACTGCAGTGGCTTAAAGAACAGAATGGTAAGTGCAAAAGTAAACATAAATGGGACTTACCACGTCATGTTTTGGGAAAATGTGTTTTTGCTAAAATGATTAAGAGTACAAGTTGCTCCTATAAGAGATCTGACAGGTACTAGAAGCTAACATAGTGATGACAACTGTAGAAGTGAAGTTTGGGGTAAGAATGAAATATCTGCAATCCTTTTACCTCTTAACAGCAGGATTATAGTACAGTAGCCTTGGTCCATGTCAAAACGAGAATTATAATTACCATTAATTCCCTTTTCTTCAgactaagaaaggagaaaaaagaaaggtgctATAGTCTAGGTAATCCAAGGATGGACACATTTAACTTAAAAAGCAAACTTTTCAGGCAGCtgccttagctcagtgggtaggacaccggccacacCAAGGCTAgaaggttagaacccagcccaggcctgctaaagcaacagtgacaactgcaacaaaaaaatagctgccgttgtggcggacgcctatagtcccagctactcgggaggctgaggcaacagaattgcttaagcccaagagtttgaggttgctgtgagctgtgacaccatggcagcacccaagagtttgaggttgctgtgagctgtgacaccatggcagcactctaaccagggtgacagcttgagactctaaaaAGTAAGAATAAAGCAAATCTTTCAGAGTCAGGCTGATCATGGGGGAATATGTCAGACCATAAGCCTTTTCCAATTTGAAATTCCTATATTTATTATCAACAAATTAAGTAAAACTTTCTGCGTATGCACTAATTTTATGTCAAGTGTCAACACATACATTCTTGTCATTGAGTCCAAAGAAATTGAGATAGAACGCGTAATCTTTGTTTCCCAGATAAGTAGTGAAGAGCTCAAACCATTAAATTACTTGAGAAGATTCTCAAGCCTGGTACATAATGTAGCTGACACCAATACCAAGTCATATCAGTGACCTAGGTCCACCCAGCCATTGCTGGAATCTAAACAATTATCTACTTTGTCCACGAGAGATCTACGTCTTAGATACATAGGAGAGAAAAAGTAAGAATCAGAGTGACAATGAATGCTTAGAGATTTCATTAGTTATTCTCTATTCATTGAGAATTCTCCATTCTCTTTTAGTAATGCAAGTAATTAATTTCTCAAAGGCCCTAATAATCAAAGTCTAGTCTAGCAACAAGCAACATCAGCATCATCTGAGCTCTCATTAGAAATACTGAATTCCAGATCTTATCTCTAACCTACAACATCAGTTTGATAGTAAATGAAGGCCCCTGGATGTCTTGTATATACATCAAAGTTTGAGAACTGGTGCAAGGGGTCCCAATATTTAGAGTTTCAAGATGACCCATGAATATAACAAAAGCAGGTGAAAacttaagagaaagaaatagacagGAGGCAAGATTTCTTTCACATGGCCATTCACTCAATTTTCCTACCACTAATTTTTACAACTCAAGGACCAGGGGCCTTGTGTGTGCGCCAAGAATCCTGATAAATTAGAGCGATGGTAATAGTCAACAAAAAAGCAGATTGGCAGTGCTCTCAGAGCAGGAACTATATTTTTAACTCACTTTACTCCCTAAGTTTCCCCAGACTACTCTAATGTAACTCAAGTATACTTAATCCTTAATCCCACCATCAGCCACGTCTCCTGATTTAGGTCTCATGGGATGGCAATAGAGAAAGTTAgacccacataacaaaaaaatGCGTTAGGATACTCAAATTTCCAAATGAAAGATCAGACAAACTCAAGTGTGACAGATAGGACTTGGAGAATAGCAGACTCAGCCCAGAGAAGCAAAATCTTATGAAAATATCAGAGATGTGTTTGCTGATGTTGGATATTTCCCCTACAAATCTTATTTACTCCAAGACTTACTGGAAGGAGAAAGTCATAAGCTTCAGATATTAGAAAGATACGAGGCAGCAGTGGTTTTAGCTGGTTTCAGGTCAGGCACTATTTTCGCTTAGAAAAGCATCTCACAACATGTGCCTAAAAGTGCTTCTAAGCAGAAAGAAACCACGGCACTATGGACCTCTG
This is a stretch of genomic DNA from Nycticebus coucang isolate mNycCou1 chromosome 14, mNycCou1.pri, whole genome shotgun sequence. It encodes these proteins:
- the OOSP4B gene encoding oocyte-secreted protein 4B, which translates into the protein MKTSVLLAITSMCSEDWLVVRIKRRLSDHGTDVRGSDLYLGDNCPVTRLLSFNYEFSYSVTHCGIRKIVVQGNDVILSEINYRPTLDTIYEFPMVCFVKRHKFPSLLHFGMNVYNVNVVGDGPERANKGQASSAPFWSKICDPDPGQHL